ACGCGGTTCCTGCCGTCTCCATTGCCTGACCACGCAACTCAGAACGGTTTGCCTTGAGCGTTTCGCCCCGCGCCAGACTGGCTGTCAGGCGCTCTTGCTTACTGCGGAGTTGATCCAGGGTCAGGCCAAGCCGGTCATATTGACGCTTCAGCTCCGCGACATTGCGCGTGGGGTGGGACATCGCCCGCGCCATCGCATCGCCCAGCCGGTTGTGCTTGAGACGCAGCTCGTCGGCGACCTGGCCCAGCCGAGCAGCCGTTCCGCGTGCCGATGCGAACGCAGACTGAAACGTGCCGGACAGCGCCGCGCCGATTTTTACCCCGATCAGCAGTTCATTGGCCATGCCATGCGACCTTTTGCTATGCTGTAAACATGTTTGAAAAAACCGCCCTCACTACCGCCAAAGCCATTTACTGGCTGGTCATCTGCAGCGGAGCCATCTGGCTCGCTTGGGTCTGCTTTGCCAATCTGCCGCTGTGGGCCGCGGTTATCCTGTTCGCCATCGTATTGCCCCTGGCAGCGATGGCCGGCGCGCCCTTGGCGGCCGGCGCATCCTTTGCGGCTGGCGTGTTGGTAGCGGCCGTGCTGGCCGCGTACCGCCGCGCTACGCACTCCGGCGCCTGAGCTCCCGCTCGGCCACCTCCACCCACCACCAGTAATCCACCATCTCCAGCCCGTCGATCTCGGAGGGCTGCATCCGCAACACAATCAGCAGCACCTCATCCAGCGGCTGCAGGCTGGTCTCCGATGCCCAACATTTGGCGAAAACAATCGGACAATGCCTTGCTGTCGGCGATGTCCAGCTGGTCGATATCTTCCAGCGTCAGGCCGGTCATGCGGGCAAACAGGAAGTCTTCCTGGTCGGCGTCATCCGGGCTGTGACGGCTGGCCGCTTTCAGGTCCGCACGCTTCAGGCGCTGGATGTCCAGCGCCTCGATGTGCTGGCCGGCGGCGTTGGTGAACGGGTACTGCAGCTTGATCTTGTCCATGGAGCATCCTTCCGTTTAATTGATTGGGAACCACGAAAGGATTGTGGCCAGAGGCGATCCATAACGCCGTTAAAGGGCTTTAAAGAAAGGCTTGCACATTTGGCCAGTCGAAAACGTCAAGGCATCGTGGTAATTTCCGCGGCCATGAAACCCGTTATTCGATTGGGCGATCCCACCAGCCACGGCGGCAAAGTGGTCAGCGCCTCCAGCACCACCACCATGTTCGGCAAGGCTGTCGCCTTGGTAGGCGATTCGGTCACCTGCCCGCAACAGGGCCATACCAATTGCGTGATTGTGGAAGGCGATCCCACCTGGACGGTGGGCGGCAAAGGCGTGGCGCTGGATGGCCACGCCGTCAGCTGCGGCGCCAAGCTGATCAGCACGCTCGGCTCTGTGATGCGCAGCTATGAGGGGAGCGGCGCGGCAATCGTTGGGGCGGCGGCCAGCACCTCAGCAGCAATCCAGCTGGCCGAGAGCAAGGACGAGGACTTGGAATACTTCTTCGTGGCGCAGCGTGACGATGGCTCGCCTGCGAAACTGGCCTACCGCATCGACAGCGGGGACGAAAAACTGCATGAGGGGGAGCTTTGCGGTGAAGGCAAAACCTCCGCATTCCCGATGAACAAGGCTGGCGAGCCAACGTTTTGGATTCCGATGGTATGAGCCTGGACGCACAAACAAGAAAGCTCGCTGCGATTGCCTACGGGGAAGCATCAGGAGCAAATGACGCAAACGAGATAGGCGGCATCGCGTGGGCTGTCGCAAACCGCGCACGCGCCTGGGGAGGCAAGACGGTTGATGGTCTTCTTGCCGCCGATCCCAACTATACCTACGCCGTCAAAGACGGTAACCAGCGATACGCCAAGCTGATGAAGGCGACCGAGGCGGCAATAGCCGCTGATCCAGGCATGAAGCTGGCGGTGGAGAGCGCGAAGGCGGCCCTTGCCAACTCGGGCAACGATCCGTCAAATGGTGCTTACTGGTGGGATGGCAAGGACTTCAAGAGCAACTTCGACAACCACCCGAAGGTGAAGGATGGTTTTCATATCACCGACCCCAAGCACAACATCTTCGATGTAAAGGACGTGGCCCACCCGACGACAATCTACTGGAAGGTGAGAGACAAGAAGACGGGCAAAGAGGTCAACTCCAAGGTTCGGGGCAAGTTCCAGTTTGTCTGGGAATCCACAGCGGCCTACGGCAGCACCATATTCTGGAAGCACGACGCGGACTACATCAAAGCCACTGGCGGAAAGGCATACCGATGAGAAGACTGGCCTGGATTGCTCTCTGTCTGCCCTTTGGGGCGCAGGCCGGCAACCTTTTCGATGGCTACGAGGCCTACTACACCTCACTGCCAGGCCAACTGTTCCGCGGCGGAAGC
This genomic window from Chromobacterium violaceum ATCC 12472 contains:
- a CDS encoding phage tail assembly protein; the protein is MDKIKLQYPFTNAAGQHIEALDIQRLKRADLKAASRHSPDDADQEDFLFARMTGLTLEDIDQLDIADSKALSDCFRQMLGIGDQPAAAG
- a CDS encoding PAAR domain-containing protein, which encodes MKPVIRLGDPTSHGGKVVSASSTTTMFGKAVALVGDSVTCPQQGHTNCVIVEGDPTWTVGGKGVALDGHAVSCGAKLISTLGSVMRSYEGSGAAIVGAAASTSAAIQLAESKDEDLEYFFVAQRDDGSPAKLAYRIDSGDEKLHEGELCGEGKTSAFPMNKAGEPTFWIPMV